The Benincasa hispida cultivar B227 chromosome 9, ASM972705v1, whole genome shotgun sequence genome has a segment encoding these proteins:
- the LOC120086625 gene encoding AAA-ATPase At3g50940-like, whose protein sequence is MMVNPQESLPSAKTILSAVASLTASAVLLRTFYNELIPDAVRDYFFARLHDFSTRFSSQLIIVIEELDGLTANQMFDAANVYLGTKLSSSSGRIKVHKPEKQKELAVTIDRNQELIDIFEGVDFKWVLVSSRIEKPISSKNRDGNVLERSDVRHFELSFHKKHRDMALRFYLLHILREANAIRDEKKAVKLHTIDYSGTDYWGSIDLNHPATFDTIAMNPETKKTLIDDLNKFIERKEYYKRVGKAWKRGYLLYGPPGTGKSSLVAAMANYLKFDIYDMDLREVQCNSDLRRLLIGTGSRSILVIEDIDCSIELQDRSSDSENQTKFAEDEKITLSGLLNFIDGLWSSCGDERIVVLTTNHLERLDPALLRPGRTDLLLHMSYCDLSGFKILAYNYLLIQEHPLFEEIEELLDKVEATPAELAGELMKSDNVTSSLQGLIQFLHGKQEKTRLPDLRTDSGKA, encoded by the exons ATGATGGTGAATCCACAGGAGAGCTTGCCTTCGGCCAAGACCATTCTATCGGCGGTGGCATCACTCACCGCCTCCGCGGTGCTCCTCCGAACCTTCTACAACGAACTAATTCCCGATGCGGTTCGAGACTATTTCTTCGCACGGCTCCATGACTTCTCAACCCGTTTCTCCTCCCAACTCATCATCGTTATCGAAGAACTTGATGGGCTTACCGCCAACCAAATGTTTGACGCTGCTAATGTTTACTTGGGCACAAAGCTCTCTTCATCCTCGGGAAGGATTAAGGTCCACAAGCCAGAAAAACAGAAGGAATTAGCCGTGACCATTGATAGGAATCAAGAACTTATTGACATATTCGAAGGTGTCGATTTCAAGTGGGTTTTGGTTTCTTCGCGTATTGAAAAACCAATTTCAAGTAAGAACCGCGACGGTAATGTGCTTGAGCGCTCAGATGTTAGACACTTCGAGCTAAGCTTTCACAAGAAACACAGGGACATGGCACTAAGATTCTATCTTCTACATATTCTACGAGAAGCAAATGCCATTAGAGATGAGAAGAAAGCCGTGAAGCTCCATACAATAGATTATAGTGGGACTGATTATTGGGGTTCAATCGACCTCAATCATCCAGCCACGTTTGACACTATAGCCATGAACCCTGAAACTAAGAAGACATTGATCGACGATCTCAATAAGTTTATTGAGAGGAAAGAATATTATAAAAGAGTAGGAAAGGCTTGGAAACGTGGGTATTTGTTATATGGACCACCAGGAACAGGGAAATCAAGCTTGGTTGCAGCCATGGCTAACTATCTGAAGTTTGACATTTATGATATGGATCTGAGGGAAGTCCAATGCAATTCAGATTTAAGAAGGCTATTGATTGGCACTGGAAGTCGTTCAATATTAGTAATTGAGGACATTGATTGTTCTATTGAGCTGCAAGACAGGAGTTCAGATTCAGAAAATCAAACCAAGTTTGCTGAGGATGAAAAG ATTACTCTGTCTGGATTATTGAACTTCATTGATGGCCTATGGTCGAGCTGTGGAGACGAGCGGATAGTGGTATTAACCACGAACCACCTGGAGCGGCTAGATCCGGCATTGTTGAGACCTGGGCGTACGGATTTGCTCCTGCATATGTCTTATTGCGACCTTAGTGGTTTCAAGATATTAGCATATAATTACCTATTAATTCAGGAACATCCCCTCtttgaagaaattgaagaactaTTAGATAAAGTTGAGGCAACGCCTGCTGAATTAGCTGGTGAGCTAATGAAGAGTGACAACGTTACAAGTTCACTTCAAGGCCTCATTCAATTCCTCCATGGCAAGCAAGAGAAAACTCGACTGCCAGACCTCAGAACAGACTCAGGAAAAGCTTAG